A section of the Pimelobacter simplex genome encodes:
- a CDS encoding transglycosylase SLT domain-containing protein translates to MGGPRRMLATAACAAVALLASSCGGSSGTTPAGSADPAAVTPSGLPGSGSASPSPSPTQVDRPTEVSRDSGARADVPTVEIMAQLARRAERIAKRLPQAPVPAGIDRGTNRALGYQLLLEFGFPADQWRYLDALWARESGWNHLAENPSSGAYGIPQSLPASKMAVVGGDWRTNPETQIRWGLAYIAARYGSAQKAWEHSERVGWY, encoded by the coding sequence ATGGGGGGTCCGCGCCGGATGCTCGCGACCGCGGCCTGTGCCGCGGTCGCGTTGCTGGCGTCCTCCTGCGGCGGCAGCAGCGGTACGACGCCCGCGGGCTCCGCGGATCCCGCAGCGGTCACCCCCTCCGGCCTGCCCGGCTCGGGCTCCGCGTCGCCGTCGCCGTCACCGACCCAGGTGGACCGGCCGACGGAGGTCTCCCGCGACTCCGGCGCCCGCGCCGACGTACCGACCGTGGAGATCATGGCCCAGCTCGCCCGCCGGGCCGAGCGGATCGCCAAGCGCCTCCCGCAGGCACCCGTCCCGGCCGGCATCGACCGCGGCACCAACCGGGCGCTGGGCTACCAGCTCCTGCTGGAGTTCGGCTTCCCCGCCGACCAGTGGCGCTACCTCGACGCCCTCTGGGCGCGCGAGTCCGGCTGGAACCACCTCGCCGAGAACCCCAGCTCGGGCGCCTACGGGATCCCGCAGTCGCTCCCGGCATCCAAGATGGCGGTCGTCGGCGGCGACTGGCGGACCAACCCGGAGACCCAGATCCGCTGGGGGCTGGCCTACATCGCCGCGCGCTACGGGAGTGCGCAGAAGGCGTGGGAGCACTCCGAGCGCGTTGGTTGGTACTGA
- a CDS encoding NAD(P)/FAD-dependent oxidoreductase, translating into MNAAQPSERYDVAVVGAGSAGLQAAQTLGRMHQRAVVLGTDRYRNDPATHMHNFLGHDGEPPAELRVAARKDAEQYDDVEFRDVEVLRVSGELGDFTLDLADGTHLRATRVLLATGVTDHLPDVPGVAEQFGDLVAHCPFCHGHEFAGRTVGILGAGPQAAHFAGMLAPIAGDLVVLADGADLDEATTAALARVGARVVGEPVRAVRRTEVGLAVDLGDDTSLDLGGLFVKTEWTQATPFAEQLGLDVTELGAVVVDVLGRTSVPGVFAAGDLAAPAGLPMPMASVLIAAAAGMAAAAGCVADAAVARTGH; encoded by the coding sequence ATGAACGCAGCACAGCCCTCCGAGCGGTATGACGTCGCCGTGGTCGGCGCCGGTTCGGCCGGCCTGCAGGCCGCCCAGACCCTCGGCCGGATGCACCAGCGCGCCGTCGTGCTCGGCACCGACCGCTACCGCAACGATCCCGCCACCCACATGCACAACTTCCTCGGCCACGACGGCGAGCCGCCCGCCGAGCTGCGCGTCGCGGCCCGCAAGGACGCCGAGCAGTACGACGACGTCGAGTTCCGCGACGTCGAGGTGCTCCGCGTCTCCGGCGAGCTCGGCGACTTCACCCTCGACCTCGCCGACGGCACCCACCTGCGGGCCACCCGGGTGCTGCTCGCCACGGGCGTCACCGACCACCTCCCCGACGTCCCCGGCGTGGCCGAGCAGTTCGGCGACCTGGTCGCACACTGCCCCTTCTGCCACGGCCACGAGTTCGCCGGCCGGACCGTCGGCATCCTCGGCGCCGGCCCGCAGGCCGCCCACTTCGCCGGGATGCTCGCCCCGATCGCCGGCGACCTCGTCGTCCTGGCCGACGGCGCCGACCTGGACGAGGCGACCACCGCGGCGCTCGCGCGGGTGGGGGCCCGGGTCGTCGGCGAGCCGGTGCGCGCGGTGCGTCGTACCGAGGTGGGGTTGGCGGTCGACCTCGGCGACGACACCTCGCTCGACCTCGGCGGCCTCTTCGTCAAGACCGAGTGGACCCAGGCGACCCCGTTCGCCGAGCAGCTCGGCCTCGACGTGACCGAGCTCGGCGCGGTCGTCGTCGACGTCCTGGGCCGCACCAGCGTCCCCGGCGTCTTCGCCGCCGGCGACCTCGCCGCCCCCGCCGGCCTGCCCATGCCGATGGCGTCGGTGCTCATCGCGGCCGCGGCCGGGATGGCGGCCGCGGCGGGGTGCGTGGCCGACGCGGCGGTCGCGCGCACCGGGCACTGA
- a CDS encoding MerR family transcriptional regulator, producing MKSSREVKWTVGELAERFELEPHVLRHWEDKGLLEPERDSAGRRVYVEDDAYRVAVILVSKASGMSLDQIRVLVDATADGRRDALREHLAELDRRQAELERSRHMTEHALECRAHDIATCPGFRAHVSDVVEGTRRGLPLSGVRHS from the coding sequence ATGAAGTCAAGTCGTGAGGTCAAGTGGACGGTCGGCGAGCTGGCGGAGCGGTTCGAGCTGGAGCCCCACGTGCTGCGCCACTGGGAGGACAAGGGTCTCCTGGAGCCCGAGCGCGACAGCGCCGGGCGCCGGGTCTACGTCGAGGACGACGCCTACCGGGTCGCGGTGATCCTGGTCAGCAAGGCCTCGGGGATGAGTCTCGACCAGATCCGGGTCCTCGTCGACGCGACCGCCGACGGGCGCCGTGACGCGCTCCGGGAGCACCTGGCCGAGCTCGACCGCCGGCAGGCCGAGCTCGAGCGGTCGCGGCACATGACCGAGCACGCGCTGGAGTGTCGCGCGCACGACATCGCGACCTGCCCGGGCTTCCGTGCGCACGTCTCCGACGTGGTCGAGGGCACCCGGCGGGGGCTGCCGTTGTCAGGAGTCCGTCACTCGTGA
- a CDS encoding SGNH/GDSL hydrolase family protein: protein MSRTARALLSLGAGLAAALVSVVGVPGPAQAAAPSYVALGDSYSSGVGTRSYLSDGTSCQRSSYAYPRLVAAQKGYALSFQACSGATVSTVTSGQLGVLSSGTDYVSISVGGNDAGFTGVLTECAKPGWMSNCNAAIDKAQAFINGTLPGRLATLYAAIKAKAPTAVVVVVGYPRLFMGEDCNAATFFSPAEETRLNATADLLNAKLSAAASAKGFKWANPTSRFTGHAVCDAPEWLNGLSNPISESYHPNRLGHSSGYQPLVAGLLVG, encoded by the coding sequence ATGTCTCGGACCGCTCGTGCACTGCTCTCTCTCGGCGCCGGTCTCGCGGCCGCGCTCGTCTCCGTCGTCGGCGTCCCCGGTCCGGCTCAGGCAGCCGCGCCGTCGTACGTCGCGCTGGGGGACTCGTACTCCTCCGGCGTCGGCACCCGCAGCTACCTCAGCGACGGGACGAGCTGCCAGCGCTCGTCGTACGCCTATCCGCGGCTGGTGGCGGCCCAGAAGGGCTACGCGCTGAGCTTCCAGGCCTGCTCGGGCGCGACCGTCAGCACCGTGACGAGCGGCCAGCTCGGCGTGCTGTCGAGCGGCACCGACTACGTGTCGATCTCCGTCGGCGGCAACGACGCGGGCTTCACCGGGGTCCTCACCGAGTGCGCGAAGCCGGGCTGGATGTCCAACTGCAATGCGGCGATCGACAAGGCGCAGGCGTTCATCAACGGCACCCTGCCGGGCCGGCTCGCGACGCTGTACGCCGCGATCAAGGCCAAGGCGCCCACGGCGGTGGTGGTCGTGGTCGGCTACCCGCGGCTGTTCATGGGGGAGGACTGCAATGCGGCGACCTTCTTCTCGCCCGCCGAGGAGACCCGGCTCAACGCGACCGCCGACCTGCTCAACGCGAAGCTGTCCGCGGCGGCGAGCGCCAAGGGCTTCAAGTGGGCCAACCCGACCTCGCGCTTCACCGGGCACGCCGTCTGCGACGCGCCGGAGTGGCTCAACGGGCTGTCGAACCCGATCAGCGAGAGCTACCACCCCAACCGGCTCGGGCACTCGTCCGGCTACCAGCCGCTGGTCGCGGGGCTGCTCGTCGGCTGA
- a CDS encoding penicillin-binding transpeptidase domain-containing protein, protein MRRSSAALGTLLVLAGALSACSGDDSGKRAQAVVAQLAGALTVAATPVEGDKSASPAPDPLATVPFAGADGAKVGKAYADLVAGMDGIAPKVTVREVDDEAKKPTATLAWSWPVVDGVDPWTYETTVGLVQDGDRWSVTWAPDLVAPDLAEGDALDAVTLPTDRGDITGAGGSVLVTERSVVRVGIDRIRVPVADAPASARALARLVGIDVAPFVKAVKDAGPRAFVEAITYRADAVPQGVRERISSITGAHQVSAQLSLGPSRDFAAPILGRVGPVTAEMVEKDPDAYRSGDVAGISGLQARYDDQLRGTPGRVVRAVPAADDAQSRELYRHDAVAGKSLAITLVERLQTLAEQVLADVGPASALVAIRPSDGSILAAANGSGTGGQNYATFGQFAPGSTFKAVTSLALLRAGLTPDTTVRCTPTVTVNGKQFKNYSDYPGSAIGTIPLREAIAQSCNTALINQRADLSDGDLSGAAATLGLGVDHDLGFPSYFGEVPAKPASETEGAADLIGQGKVLASPMAMATVIASIQAGKTVVPRLVDQVKVAVPSATTPLTAAEARQLKAMLRGVVTSGSGRGLLDVPGPEVIAKTGTAEYADGGTIKTHAWMIAAQGDLAVAVFVETGQSGSQTAGPLLEAFLRGAR, encoded by the coding sequence ATGCGGCGATCCTCGGCAGCCCTCGGCACCCTCCTCGTCCTGGCGGGTGCGCTGAGCGCCTGCTCCGGCGACGACTCCGGCAAGCGCGCCCAGGCCGTCGTCGCCCAGCTCGCCGGTGCGCTGACGGTCGCCGCGACCCCCGTCGAGGGCGACAAGAGCGCCTCCCCGGCCCCCGACCCACTCGCCACCGTCCCCTTCGCCGGGGCCGACGGCGCCAAGGTCGGCAAGGCGTACGCCGACCTCGTGGCCGGCATGGACGGCATCGCCCCCAAGGTCACCGTCCGTGAGGTCGACGACGAGGCGAAGAAGCCGACCGCCACCCTCGCCTGGTCCTGGCCGGTGGTCGACGGCGTCGACCCGTGGACCTACGAGACCACCGTCGGACTCGTCCAGGACGGCGACCGCTGGTCGGTCACCTGGGCGCCCGACCTCGTCGCGCCCGACCTCGCCGAGGGCGACGCGCTCGACGCGGTCACCCTGCCGACCGATCGCGGTGACATCACCGGTGCCGGCGGCTCGGTGCTGGTCACCGAGCGCTCGGTGGTCCGGGTCGGCATCGACCGGATCCGGGTGCCCGTCGCCGACGCGCCGGCCTCGGCCCGCGCGCTCGCCCGGCTGGTCGGCATCGACGTGGCGCCGTTCGTCAAGGCGGTCAAGGACGCCGGGCCGCGCGCCTTCGTCGAGGCGATCACCTACCGCGCGGACGCGGTACCGCAGGGGGTGCGCGAGCGCATCTCGTCCATCACCGGCGCCCACCAGGTCAGCGCCCAGCTCTCGCTCGGCCCCTCGCGCGACTTCGCCGCGCCGATCCTCGGCCGGGTCGGCCCGGTCACCGCCGAGATGGTCGAGAAGGACCCCGACGCCTACCGCAGCGGCGACGTCGCCGGCATCTCCGGCCTCCAGGCCCGCTACGACGACCAGCTCCGCGGCACGCCCGGACGAGTGGTCCGCGCCGTGCCCGCCGCCGACGACGCCCAGAGCCGCGAGCTCTACCGCCACGACGCCGTCGCCGGCAAGAGCCTCGCGATCACCCTGGTCGAGCGCCTCCAGACCCTCGCCGAGCAGGTCCTCGCCGACGTCGGCCCGGCCAGCGCCCTGGTCGCGATCCGCCCGAGCGACGGCTCGATCCTCGCCGCCGCCAACGGGTCGGGCACCGGCGGCCAGAACTACGCCACCTTCGGCCAGTTCGCCCCCGGCTCGACCTTCAAGGCCGTCACCTCGCTCGCCCTCCTGCGCGCCGGCCTGACCCCCGACACGACCGTGCGCTGCACCCCGACGGTCACCGTCAACGGCAAGCAGTTCAAGAACTACTCCGACTACCCGGGCTCCGCGATCGGCACGATCCCGCTGCGCGAGGCGATCGCCCAGTCGTGCAACACCGCGCTCATCAACCAGCGCGCCGACCTGTCCGACGGCGACCTGTCGGGGGCCGCGGCCACGCTGGGCCTGGGGGTCGACCACGACCTGGGGTTCCCGTCGTACTTCGGGGAGGTGCCGGCCAAGCCCGCCAGCGAGACCGAGGGCGCGGCCGACCTGATCGGCCAGGGCAAGGTCCTCGCCTCGCCGATGGCGATGGCCACCGTGATCGCCAGCATCCAGGCCGGCAAGACCGTCGTCCCCCGTCTCGTCGACCAGGTCAAGGTCGCGGTCCCCTCGGCCACCACCCCGCTCACCGCCGCCGAGGCCCGCCAGCTCAAGGCGATGCTGCGCGGGGTCGTCACCAGCGGCAGCGGGCGCGGGCTGCTCGACGTACCGGGGCCGGAGGTGATCGCCAAGACTGGCACCGCCGAGTACGCCGACGGCGGCACCATCAAGACCCACGCCTGGATGATCGCCGCCCAGGGCGACCTCGCCGTCGCGGTGTTCGTCGAGACCGGTCAGTCCGGCTCCCAGACCGCCGGCCCGCTGCTCGAGGCCTTCCTGCGCGGCGCCCGCTGA
- a CDS encoding NAD-dependent succinate-semialdehyde dehydrogenase translates to MSFRERLHHLLPESRRQLYVGGAWVPSGSGARFDVLDPADGSVLADVADGTLDDARAALDAAAGAQEAWAATAPRERGEILRRTFGLVTQHADDLALVMSLEMGKPIGEAKGEVTYGAEFLRWFSEEAVRIHGRWMQNPAGGSRLLTVRKPVGPCLFITPWNFPLAMGTRKIGPAIAAGCTMVVKPAGQTPLTMLLLAALLEEAGLPAGVLNVVTTTDSGGLSSTLQADARLRKVSFTGSTSVGKRIVEQSAGQLQRVSMELGGNAPFLVFADADLDAAVEGAMIAKMRNMGEACTSANRFLVEASVAEEFGTRLAERMGALKVGRGQEVGVQVGPLIDDKAVTSVAALVDDAVDRGARLLTGGQAPEGGAGFFYPPTVLADVPADADAVRNEIFGPVAPITTFTDEDEAIRLANATEYGLAAYAYTRDLARTIRLAERLETGMLGINTGLVSNPAAPFGGVKASGFGREGGFEGIEEYLDTTYVALPVT, encoded by the coding sequence ATGAGCTTCCGTGAGCGCCTGCACCACCTGCTGCCCGAGTCGCGCCGCCAGCTGTACGTCGGGGGCGCGTGGGTGCCGTCCGGGAGCGGGGCGCGGTTCGACGTGCTCGATCCGGCGGACGGGTCGGTGCTGGCCGATGTCGCCGACGGCACGCTGGACGACGCCCGGGCGGCGCTGGATGCGGCGGCGGGTGCTCAGGAGGCGTGGGCGGCGACGGCGCCGCGGGAGCGGGGCGAGATCCTGCGCCGGACGTTCGGGCTGGTGACCCAGCATGCCGACGACCTGGCGCTGGTGATGAGCCTCGAGATGGGCAAGCCGATCGGGGAGGCCAAGGGTGAGGTGACCTATGGCGCGGAGTTCCTGCGGTGGTTCTCCGAGGAGGCGGTGCGGATCCATGGCCGGTGGATGCAGAACCCGGCGGGTGGGAGCCGGCTGCTGACCGTGCGCAAGCCGGTGGGGCCGTGCCTGTTCATCACGCCGTGGAACTTCCCGCTGGCGATGGGCACCCGCAAGATCGGGCCGGCGATCGCGGCGGGCTGCACGATGGTGGTCAAGCCGGCGGGGCAGACGCCGCTGACGATGCTGCTGCTGGCGGCGCTGCTCGAGGAGGCGGGGCTGCCCGCCGGCGTCCTCAACGTGGTGACGACGACCGACTCGGGTGGGCTGAGCAGCACGCTCCAGGCGGACGCGCGGCTGCGCAAGGTGAGCTTCACCGGGTCGACGTCGGTGGGCAAGCGGATCGTGGAGCAGTCGGCGGGTCAGCTCCAGCGGGTGTCGATGGAGCTGGGCGGCAATGCGCCGTTCCTGGTGTTCGCCGACGCCGACCTCGATGCGGCCGTCGAGGGCGCGATGATCGCGAAGATGCGCAACATGGGCGAGGCGTGCACCTCGGCCAACCGGTTCCTGGTGGAGGCGAGCGTCGCCGAGGAGTTCGGGACCAGGCTCGCCGAGCGGATGGGTGCGCTCAAGGTCGGGCGCGGCCAGGAGGTCGGCGTCCAGGTGGGTCCGCTCATCGACGACAAGGCGGTCACCTCGGTGGCCGCGCTGGTCGACGACGCCGTCGACCGCGGCGCGCGGCTGCTCACCGGAGGGCAGGCGCCCGAGGGTGGCGCGGGCTTCTTCTACCCGCCGACGGTGCTGGCCGACGTGCCGGCGGACGCCGACGCGGTGCGCAACGAGATCTTCGGGCCGGTCGCGCCGATCACGACCTTCACCGACGAGGACGAGGCGATCCGGCTGGCCAACGCCACCGAGTACGGCCTCGCCGCCTACGCCTACACCCGCGACCTGGCCCGCACGATCCGGCTGGCGGAGCGGCTCGAGACCGGGATGCTCGGCATCAACACCGGTCTGGTGTCCAACCCGGCCGCGCCGTTCGGTGGCGTCAAGGCGAGCGGGTTCGGTCGCGAGGGCGGCTTCGAGGGCATCGAGGAGTACCTCGACACGACGTACGTCGCACTGCCGGTGACGTGA
- a CDS encoding MFS transporter — MTEQLTPLTPAPRGWLRAFRPFRHASYRRLGSSLVLTSFGGGVWVVALVWEVIRIGGGASALSLVTTAGAVGVLVPALLGGVVADRVPQKLILLVTTSVELAGMVLVAVLSFADLTQLWHLAVVAAGAGMAMAFYYPAYSAWLPALVPEEDLLAVNGFEGMVRPTIGQALGPAVAGAVVGAASSSAAIAVAAAAYLAGLLVLTLVPLTAVRREKPAPTESGTEAAALATALADIREGFAYMVRTPWLLASLLFASVMILVIMGPLEVLVPFLIKDDLGGGPRDHALVMAGFGLGGAVGSLVTASRPMPRRYLTWMMLMWGVGCLPFLAVGFATAVWQVVAAAAVIGALFAAPMVLWGTLLQRRVPPELLGRVASLDFFVSISLMPVSMALAGPVAELIGLKATFAIAAVVPVVVAIVAVVAARLPADEIAHPLRDEG; from the coding sequence GTGACCGAGCAGCTCACCCCGCTGACGCCTGCCCCACGGGGGTGGCTGCGGGCCTTCCGGCCGTTCCGGCACGCGTCCTACCGGCGGCTCGGGTCGTCGCTGGTGCTGACCAGCTTCGGCGGCGGCGTGTGGGTGGTCGCGCTGGTCTGGGAGGTGATCCGGATCGGCGGCGGCGCCAGCGCGCTGTCGCTGGTGACGACGGCGGGCGCGGTCGGCGTCCTGGTGCCGGCGCTGCTGGGCGGCGTGGTGGCCGACCGGGTGCCGCAGAAGCTCATCCTGCTGGTGACCACCTCGGTCGAGCTGGCCGGGATGGTGCTCGTCGCGGTGCTGTCGTTCGCCGACCTGACCCAGCTGTGGCACCTGGCGGTGGTCGCGGCGGGCGCCGGGATGGCGATGGCGTTCTACTACCCGGCCTACTCGGCCTGGCTGCCGGCCCTGGTGCCCGAGGAGGACCTGCTCGCGGTCAACGGCTTCGAGGGCATGGTCCGCCCGACGATCGGCCAGGCGCTCGGGCCCGCGGTGGCCGGTGCGGTCGTGGGTGCGGCGTCCTCGTCGGCAGCGATCGCGGTGGCCGCGGCGGCCTACCTGGCCGGGCTGCTGGTGCTGACCCTGGTGCCGCTGACGGCGGTGCGCCGGGAGAAGCCGGCCCCGACCGAGAGCGGCACCGAGGCGGCGGCGCTGGCGACCGCGCTGGCCGACATCCGCGAGGGCTTCGCCTACATGGTGCGGACGCCGTGGCTGCTGGCCTCGCTGCTGTTCGCGTCGGTGATGATCCTGGTGATCATGGGGCCGCTCGAGGTCCTGGTGCCGTTCCTGATCAAGGACGACCTCGGCGGCGGCCCGCGCGACCACGCGCTGGTGATGGCGGGCTTCGGTCTCGGCGGCGCGGTGGGCTCACTGGTGACGGCCTCGCGGCCGATGCCGCGGCGCTACCTGACCTGGATGATGCTGATGTGGGGCGTGGGCTGCCTGCCGTTCCTGGCGGTCGGGTTCGCGACGGCGGTCTGGCAGGTGGTCGCGGCCGCGGCGGTGATCGGTGCGCTGTTCGCGGCGCCGATGGTGCTGTGGGGGACGCTGCTCCAGCGCCGGGTGCCGCCCGAGCTGCTCGGCCGGGTGGCCTCGCTCGACTTCTTCGTCTCGATCAGCCTGATGCCGGTCTCGATGGCGCTCGCCGGACCGGTCGCCGAGCTGATCGGGCTCAAGGCGACGTTCGCGATCGCGGCCGTCGTCCCCGTCGTGGTCGCGATCGTCGCGGTGGTCGCGGCGCGGCTGCCCGCCGACGAGATCGCGCACCCGCTGCGCGACGAGGGGTGA
- a CDS encoding TetR/AcrR family transcriptional regulator gives MAARPSRSPVTPERVVTTALELTREHGIDGWSLRDLATALDTWPNTITHHVGTREQVCVAVVDRVVAEMTNPPADLPWQEWFRTFLTDGRTVLRRYRGVALRLSRDGAGVPAAMPIMERGVTLLLDAGFGADAPRAYSLLLNSAILLVALGDERTAAGVGAGDVPARMRKVAPAPGTAPAWEAMHAYFDTWSEDAEAASAAVFDFNLDRVLAGLEASLPTTG, from the coding sequence GTGGCCGCCCGACCCTCCCGCTCGCCGGTGACTCCCGAACGGGTCGTCACGACCGCCCTCGAGCTCACCCGGGAGCACGGCATCGACGGCTGGAGCCTGCGCGACCTGGCCACCGCCCTCGACACCTGGCCGAACACGATCACCCACCACGTCGGCACCCGCGAGCAGGTCTGCGTCGCGGTCGTCGACCGGGTCGTCGCGGAGATGACGAACCCGCCGGCGGACCTGCCCTGGCAGGAGTGGTTCCGGACCTTCCTGACCGACGGCCGCACGGTGCTGCGCCGCTACCGCGGGGTCGCGCTCCGGCTCAGCCGCGACGGCGCCGGCGTACCGGCCGCGATGCCGATCATGGAGCGCGGGGTGACGCTCCTCCTCGACGCCGGCTTCGGAGCGGACGCGCCCCGGGCGTACTCGCTGCTGCTCAACAGCGCCATCCTGCTCGTCGCGCTCGGCGACGAGCGGACCGCGGCGGGGGTCGGCGCGGGCGACGTACCGGCGCGGATGCGCAAGGTCGCCCCCGCCCCCGGGACGGCGCCCGCCTGGGAGGCCATGCACGCCTACTTCGACACCTGGTCCGAGGACGCCGAGGCGGCGTCCGCCGCGGTCTTCGACTTCAACCTCGACCGGGTGCTCGCCGGCCTCGAGGCGAGCCTGCCGACCACCGGCTGA
- a CDS encoding MFS transporter, whose amino-acid sequence MSPPAPLATSPEAPTAAAQRRPGLVLAVVCLCQLMVVLDITVVNVALPSIRDDLGFASADLQWVVNAYTLTFGGLLLLGGRIADLFGRRKAVLLGLSIFAITSLAAGLAQDPGQLIAARAIQGIAGAVLLPVSLTIITTTFPEGPERRRALGIWSMVAGFGSASGVLLGGALTQALSWPWVFFVNLPIAALAIPLALVAVRDLPRRRPRLDLLGAVLVTAATSLLVYAVVRTDRYSWGSAHTLGLLGLSVLFGLAFVYVEARVAREPLVRLGLFRQRSLAVAGTLIFFIALGQFGAFYLASLYLQNVLGYTPLQAGLSFVPFSIGTVAGTMVGMRVAAARGPFWPLVGGLALTAIGIGWFATIDVDGGFVGNLLGPSIVASVGLGACFVTATMVGTSGVDPAEAGLASGVLNAARQIGGSIGLAILVTIADSTTRHHSGPPLVALNAGYARGFLVAGCLLALALAVCVVLAPRRSAVE is encoded by the coding sequence ATGTCGCCCCCCGCCCCCCTCGCCACGTCACCGGAGGCCCCGACGGCCGCCGCCCAGCGCCGTCCCGGCCTGGTCCTGGCCGTGGTCTGCCTGTGCCAGCTGATGGTCGTCCTCGACATCACGGTGGTGAACGTCGCGCTGCCCTCGATCCGCGACGACCTCGGCTTCGCCTCCGCGGACCTGCAGTGGGTGGTCAACGCCTACACGCTGACCTTCGGCGGGCTGCTGCTCCTCGGCGGCCGGATCGCCGACCTGTTCGGGCGCCGCAAGGCGGTCCTGCTCGGGTTGAGCATCTTCGCGATCACCTCGCTCGCGGCCGGGCTCGCCCAGGACCCCGGTCAGCTGATCGCCGCCCGCGCGATCCAGGGCATCGCCGGCGCCGTGCTCCTCCCGGTCAGCCTGACGATCATCACGACCACCTTCCCGGAGGGGCCCGAGCGCCGTCGCGCGCTCGGGATCTGGTCGATGGTGGCCGGCTTCGGCAGCGCCAGCGGCGTCCTGCTCGGCGGCGCGCTGACCCAGGCGCTGAGCTGGCCGTGGGTGTTCTTCGTCAACCTGCCGATCGCGGCGCTCGCCATCCCGCTGGCACTCGTCGCCGTCCGTGACCTGCCGCGGCGCCGGCCCCGGCTCGACCTCTTGGGCGCGGTGCTGGTGACGGCCGCGACCTCGCTGCTCGTGTACGCCGTCGTGCGCACCGACCGCTACTCCTGGGGCTCGGCCCACACGCTGGGGCTGCTCGGCCTGAGCGTGCTGTTCGGTCTCGCCTTCGTGTACGTCGAGGCGCGGGTCGCGCGCGAGCCGCTGGTCCGGCTCGGGCTGTTCCGCCAGCGCTCGCTGGCCGTGGCGGGGACGTTGATCTTCTTCATCGCCCTCGGCCAGTTCGGCGCGTTCTACCTGGCTTCGCTCTACCTCCAGAACGTCCTGGGCTACACGCCGCTGCAGGCCGGGCTGTCGTTCGTGCCGTTCAGCATCGGCACCGTCGCCGGGACCATGGTCGGGATGCGGGTCGCCGCGGCCCGCGGACCCTTCTGGCCACTCGTGGGCGGGCTGGCGCTGACCGCGATCGGGATCGGCTGGTTCGCGACGATCGACGTCGACGGCGGCTTCGTCGGCAACCTGCTCGGCCCGTCGATCGTGGCCAGCGTGGGCCTGGGCGCCTGCTTCGTGACCGCCACGATGGTCGGCACGAGCGGGGTCGACCCGGCGGAGGCGGGCCTGGCGAGCGGCGTCCTCAACGCGGCGCGCCAGATCGGCGGCAGCATCGGCCTGGCCATCCTGGTCACCATCGCCGACAGCACGACCCGCCACCACAGCGGCCCGCCGCTGGTCGCGCTCAACGCGGGCTACGCACGGGGCTTCCTGGTCGCGGGCTGCCTGCTGGCGCTGGCCCTGGCGGTCTGCGTGGTGCTCGCCCCGCGGCGCTCAGCCGTCGAGTGA